Sequence from the Thermocoleostomius sinensis A174 genome:
GCCTATGAGCCTGCCAAGTCGTTGGATTTGGGCGATTTGTCGGCGATCGAGCCGTTGCCGTTAGCCGATCGGTTACGGGCCCTTTATGGTGCTCCTGGACGAGCGGGTGCATTTTTCCGGCAAACTATGCTCCACATTTTGGGCTATAGTGCTCGACGGATTCCTGAAATTGCCAATTACCCGGTAGAAATCGATCGAGCTATGCGTTGGGGTTTTGGTTGGGAACTGGGCCCGTTTGAAATTTGGGACGTGCTAGGGTTTGAAACGGTGCTGGCAGACATGAACGCTGCGCATATTGCGATTCCAAACTGGGTGGAGACAATGCACCACAATGGAGCTAGAAGTTTCTATTGGAATCATCATTATACTTATGAGTTGCAGTATCAATATGTGCGGATGGAAGCACCAGCTGATGAGATCAATCTGGCTGATCTCAAACGCATTGCCGATCGCACGCTTTGGCAAAATTCTGATGCTGCATTACTCGATTTAGGAGACGGGGTGGCTCTGTACGAGTTTCGCTCCAAAGGCAATACGTTGAGCCTGAATGTAGTGAACGGACTGGCAGAGGTGCTTGATCGCCTGGAAACTCAGGATGATTTGCAGGGATTGGTGATTGGTAACGACCGCCCCAATTTTTGTGGAGGGGCAAATTTGGCAGAAATTGCTGAGATGGCGCAATCTGGCAATATGGAGGCGATTAACACCTTAATTATTCAGTTCCAGTCACTTCTTCAGCGGATTCACTACGCTTCAAAACCGATTGTTGCTGCTGTTCAAGGACGTGTTCTCGGTGGCGGTTGTGAGTTAGTTATGGCTTGTCCGCAAGTGGTGGCCGCTGCAGAAACCTATATTGGACTGGTGGAGTTGAGCGTTGGTCTCATTCCAGGAGCAGGTGGTATTCTACGAACTGTTTCTCGATCGGTAGAACGGGCTGCAACTGAATCTCCTGAACATATTCGTCCATTCTTGCAAGCCGCCTTTGAAACGATCGCTACAGCCAAAGTCTCAAATAGTGCCTACGAAGGTCAAGAATTAGGATTTCTTCCATCCACAACTCACATCGTGATGAATGCCGATCGCCGTTTATTCGTGGCTAAGCAGCAAGTGCTTCATCTCAGTCGGATTGGCTACACACCACCTCCTCGACAAAACGCTATTTTAGTTTTGGGGCGTCCAATGCGGGCTGTTTTGGAACATGCTGCCTATATCTTTCAACAGAGTGGGTTTGCCAGTGACTACGATCGCTATCTTGCTAATCGCTTAGCTTATGTCATGACAGGCGGAGAGCTAACGGCTCCATGCTTTGTTTCCGAAGAATATCTACTGCAACTAGAGCGAGAAACGTTTTTACCACTCCTGGGTCAGCTAAAAACTCAGGAACGGATTGCACATGCACTGAAAACGAAGAAGCCGTTGAGGAATTGATGAGGGAAAGAACGATGAAAGCTGCATACATCGTTAGTAGTGTTCGGACAGCGGTTGGTAAAGCACCACGCGGGGCACTTCGCACGATCCGTCCAGATGATATGGGGGCCGTCGCAGTGAAAGCCGCGATCGATCGAGTTCCAGGATTGAAGCCTGAGCAAATCGATGATGTAATTTTAGGTTGTGCTTTTCCAGAAGCGGAACAAGGTTTCAATTTGGGTCGTATTGTAGCCCAGCGTGCCGGATTGCCAGACTCAGTTGCAGGCTGCACGGTAAATCGATTTTGTGCATCAGGGCTGCAAACGATCGCGATGGCTACACAAGCAATCATGACTGGACAGGCGGAGGTGATAGTAGCAGGGGGAGCGGAATCGATG
This genomic interval carries:
- a CDS encoding 3-hydroxyacyl-CoA dehydrogenase/enoyl-CoA hydratase family protein, coding for MNKPFRTAAVLGAGIMGTQIAAHLANAGLTVHLLDLPAQSSDKNDLVETAFKKALKLSPPIFFTKKIAHRVILGNFEEHFHRVADVDWVIEAVVEKLDVKQQLMQQLETVIRADTIVSTNTSGLPIQAIAEGRSLSFRQRFLGTHFFNPPRYLKLLELIPTSDTNPDVLKRMQWFGRSGLGKGVVIAKDTPNFIANRIGMYAVMLGLQAWTTQGYTIEEIDALTGTLVGRPKSATFRTADLVGLDTLLYVIENLYPAIPNDESREVFRAPEVLRKLVSTGTLGAKTGQGFYKKQNQQILSLNRETFAYEPAKSLDLGDLSAIEPLPLADRLRALYGAPGRAGAFFRQTMLHILGYSARRIPEIANYPVEIDRAMRWGFGWELGPFEIWDVLGFETVLADMNAAHIAIPNWVETMHHNGARSFYWNHHYTYELQYQYVRMEAPADEINLADLKRIADRTLWQNSDAALLDLGDGVALYEFRSKGNTLSLNVVNGLAEVLDRLETQDDLQGLVIGNDRPNFCGGANLAEIAEMAQSGNMEAINTLIIQFQSLLQRIHYASKPIVAAVQGRVLGGGCELVMACPQVVAAAETYIGLVELSVGLIPGAGGILRTVSRSVERAATESPEHIRPFLQAAFETIATAKVSNSAYEGQELGFLPSTTHIVMNADRRLFVAKQQVLHLSRIGYTPPPRQNAILVLGRPMRAVLEHAAYIFQQSGFASDYDRYLANRLAYVMTGGELTAPCFVSEEYLLQLERETFLPLLGQLKTQERIAHALKTKKPLRN